The Mesorhizobium sp. AR02 genomic interval CGGCCGAACCAAGCGACAGCCTGTTCGTCGGTGTCGGTCTGATCATCGGGCAAGCCAGTGGCGACCGCATTCCGGTGGTCGCAGGCCTGCCGCAGCCACGCGACGAGGATCAGTTGAAGGCGCTGGGCGCGGCGGCGGCAACGACCGGTGCCGTGGCGCTGTTCCATGCGGTCGGCATCACGCCGGAAGCCAGGACGCTCGATGAGGCGTTCCAGGGTCAGGTGCCGGAAGAGACGATCCGTATCAGCCGCGCAGATATCGACCACGCACTGGCCAGGCTGTCGATGGTGCCCGACGGCGCGCCACTGGCCGCCGTGTCGCTGGGCACGCCGCACTTTTCCCACGAGGAGTGGATGCGCCTGTTGCCGCTGCTGCGCGAGGCAGCACCGGGCAGGGGCATCCCGATCTATGTCAACACCGGTCGCGCGACGCTGGCGCGGCTGCAGGAGGAGGGTGCGCTTGCCGGCATGGAAGCGTTCGGCCTGATCCCTGTCGCCGACACCTGCACCTATGTCACCTCCATCCTCGAGCGGCTCGATGGCGTGGTGATGACCAATTCCGGCAAGTGGGCGCATTACGCGCCGGGCAATATCGGCGTGACCGTCGCCTTCGCCGAGATGAGGGATTGCATCCGCTCCGCGGCGGTCGGGCATGTCGTGCGGAGCGCATCATGACGCAGCCGGTTGCAACGGGAGCCGTCGAACGGCTGGGCACTTTCCAACTCGCCGGTGAGGCCGATGGCCTGGCTCTGGTGTTCTCGCAGCCCCTCAGCTTCTGGGGCGGTATTGATGCCGAGACCGGCGACATCATGGATCATTCGCATCCGGGGCTGGGCGAGAACGTCGCCGGCAAGATCCTGGTCATGCCGAGCGGGCGAGGGTCGTCCTCCTCATCCTCGGTTCTGGCCGAAGCGATCCGCCGGGGGACGGCGCCGGCCGGCATTCTCTTGCAGCGGCCGGACCCGATCCTGGCGGTGGGGGCGATTGTGGCGGAGTTTCTTTATGGGATCAGCATGCCGCTGGTGGTGTGTGAGATTGCGGGGATTGTTTCTGGTAACCGGATCGCTATCGGTATTGGGGCGGATGGCGGGGCGATCGTCGGTAGGGTCCGAGAAAATCGTTGAAAGTCAGCGCTGCCCCTCATCGCCCTGCCGGGCACTTCTCCCCGTAAACGGGGCGAAGGGGCTGTCCGCAACGCCGGCGCTCTTTTCCGCAACGCTGGTGATTGGCGAAATCATCGGTAACAGCGTCCTTCGCCCCGTTTACGGGGAGAAGATGCCGGCAGGCAGATGAGGGGCAGCACCAGCGTTTCTCAGTTCCCGCTATCGTCAGATGTGCTTCACCCAGCCATCAATCCCGCAGCCCCACGCCGCCAATAGGCGGCGGCCAGCGTTTGCTCGCGGCCAAGCCCCAGCGTGTCGCGCCAGTAGTCGCGCACGACCTTGGCGGCAGCGGCTTCCGCCGCGAACCAGCCGAAGGCCGAACCATCTTGCGGCCATGCCACCGAACGGACCGCCTCGGCCAGCAGCCTGTCCTCGCCCGCCGGCACGCCGTCCCGCGTCAGCCAGTGCAATTCGATGCCGGTGGCGTTGTCGATCTTCTGCTTCTCGCGCTCATCGGCGATCTCGACGAAGGCGACGCCTCTGGTTTGCGCCGGCAGTGTTTCAAGCAGCCGCGCCAGTGCGGGAAGACCGGTCTCGTCCGATCCCATGACATACCATTCCGCCTGGCGCACCGGGCGGCCGACCGGTCCCATGACGCCGACCTTCATGCCCGGCTCCGCCTGCATGGCCCAGGCGGAGCCGACGCTGTCGCCGGGATGGACGAGGAAATCGACATCCATGATGCCCCTGGCGACGTCGAGGGCGCGGATGGTGTAGACGCGCGCCACCGGACGCCTGTCGTCGGCGGGCCAGGCCGGCAGGCCGTTGCCACCGAGCACCGGCCACAGCGGATCGGGCACATCTCGGGTCGGAAACAGCATGCGGATATGCATGCCGCCGAACTTGGCGAAGCGCGAGAGATTCTCGCCGGCGAGGCGGA includes:
- a CDS encoding aconitase X, with the protein product MTLELTAQDRSMLDGGQGPSAAAAMKILGAFSNAIGASSLLDISGAHIDGCLYHGKAGLDFVEKLVEGGGRVQVPTTLNVGSFDLIHPGMVKMPVAEEVPARRLMKAHMELGCQATFTCAPYQTRFRPGFGQQIAWGESNAIVFANSVIGARTNRYGDFIDLCCAMTGRAPAWGLHLSENRRGRILFELDIAAAEPSDSLFVGVGLIIGQASGDRIPVVAGLPQPRDEDQLKALGAAAATTGAVALFHAVGITPEARTLDEAFQGQVPEETIRISRADIDHALARLSMVPDGAPLAAVSLGTPHFSHEEWMRLLPLLREAAPGRGIPIYVNTGRATLARLQEEGALAGMEAFGLIPVADTCTYVTSILERLDGVVMTNSGKWAHYAPGNIGVTVAFAEMRDCIRSAAVGHVVRSAS
- a CDS encoding aconitase X swivel domain-containing protein, with product MTQPVATGAVERLGTFQLAGEADGLALVFSQPLSFWGGIDAETGDIMDHSHPGLGENVAGKILVMPSGRGSSSSSSVLAEAIRRGTAPAGILLQRPDPILAVGAIVAEFLYGISMPLVVCEIAGIVSGNRIAIGIGADGGAIVGRVRENR
- a CDS encoding siderophore-interacting protein, producing MSQASVRELACEARLNLRHLPDYMDSIADRLQSFEADASHHGQRIDFRFAFGDASIDLEQLVMRANAADRDGLARIKDLLATAVQVYAREENPEIVWTGDLADETSLAQFREMVVTAVRDLTPHMRRIRLAGENLSRFAKFGGMHIRMLFPTRDVPDPLWPVLGGNGLPAWPADDRRPVARVYTIRALDVARGIMDVDFLVHPGDSVGSAWAMQAEPGMKVGVMGPVGRPVRQAEWYVMGSDETGLPALARLLETLPAQTRGVAFVEIADEREKQKIDNATGIELHWLTRDGVPAGEDRLLAEAVRSVAWPQDGSAFGWFAAEAAAAKVVRDYWRDTLGLGREQTLAAAYWRRGAAGLMAG